One genomic region from Cellulomonas fengjieae encodes:
- a CDS encoding outer membrane protein assembly factor BamB family protein, whose product MARRGPLTPVDLVESDEPTESPAPQPAARRGRRWWLWAVPVAAVGIALGVQQVADARSRAADARIAALPGAIAPLGERLEVRWRLADGMTAPAVDGPVANDRLHGAVGSAGGATSYDALDLRTGERAWSTPLTGPDADPPTPGGAMCTADPGVEPERVVCLVIEGDLSSSENGGDGAQMPTGSRVVVLDLADGRVLADHPIIPTVSIAVLPGLVAAATIGDDRHLVVVATDPLTGEELWRYRHADPVRGVVDPGSTFITGIGDLAVVLNLTGGAVLVSASGERVEEDTETDSWGMTSQGRFYLDRPDPDGVGRLQRVFRPGRPPLEVRGQLLERAVDDGSVPGLEVSIGDKAYGWDGRTGERLWAADVGASSGWRETVLILEETVYLSAGERVVALDARTGASRWTAPGVADGSSAELLTDGAHILLVESADAEDGAATVTVLDRRDGTLVRRLATPDGVYLALAAGRYLVGAGEQGMVGLG is encoded by the coding sequence ATGGCGCGTCGCGGCCCCCTCACCCCGGTCGACCTTGTCGAGTCGGACGAACCGACCGAGTCGCCGGCGCCGCAACCGGCCGCCCGACGAGGCCGCCGGTGGTGGCTGTGGGCGGTTCCGGTCGCGGCGGTGGGCATCGCCCTGGGGGTACAGCAGGTAGCCGACGCCCGGTCCCGCGCCGCGGACGCGCGGATCGCGGCGCTGCCGGGGGCGATCGCCCCGCTGGGCGAGAGGCTCGAGGTCCGGTGGCGGCTCGCGGACGGCATGACCGCGCCCGCCGTGGACGGCCCCGTCGCGAACGACCGCCTGCACGGCGCCGTGGGGTCGGCCGGCGGCGCCACGTCCTACGACGCACTCGACCTGCGCACCGGCGAGCGCGCCTGGTCCACGCCCCTCACGGGTCCCGACGCGGACCCGCCGACGCCCGGCGGGGCGATGTGCACCGCGGACCCCGGCGTCGAGCCGGAACGGGTGGTCTGCCTCGTGATCGAGGGCGACCTGAGCAGCTCCGAGAACGGTGGCGACGGTGCGCAGATGCCCACCGGGTCGCGGGTGGTGGTCCTGGACCTGGCCGACGGACGCGTGCTCGCCGACCACCCGATCATCCCGACCGTCTCGATCGCGGTCCTGCCGGGGCTGGTCGCCGCGGCGACGATCGGCGACGACCGCCACCTCGTCGTCGTCGCGACCGACCCGCTCACCGGCGAGGAGCTCTGGCGGTACCGGCACGCCGACCCGGTGCGCGGGGTGGTGGACCCGGGGAGCACGTTCATCACGGGGATCGGCGACCTGGCGGTCGTGCTCAACCTGACCGGCGGCGCCGTGCTCGTGTCCGCGTCCGGCGAGCGGGTGGAGGAGGACACCGAGACGGACAGCTGGGGGATGACGTCGCAGGGACGGTTCTACCTGGACCGCCCGGATCCGGACGGTGTCGGGCGGCTCCAACGGGTGTTCCGCCCGGGCCGGCCACCCCTCGAGGTGCGCGGCCAGCTGCTCGAACGGGCAGTCGACGACGGCAGCGTGCCCGGGCTCGAGGTGTCGATCGGTGACAAGGCGTACGGCTGGGACGGCCGGACCGGTGAGCGGCTCTGGGCCGCCGACGTCGGTGCCTCGTCCGGCTGGCGGGAGACCGTGCTCATCCTCGAGGAAACGGTCTACCTGAGCGCTGGCGAGCGGGTCGTCGCCCTGGACGCGCGCACCGGCGCCAGCCGCTGGACCGCTCCGGGGGTCGCCGACGGGAGCTCCGCCGAGCTGCTGACCGACGGGGCGCACATCCTGCTGGTGGAGTCCGCCGACGCGGAGGACGGCGCGGCGACGGTGACGGTCCTGGACCGCAGGGACGGCACGCTCGTGCGTCGCCTGGCGACGCCCGACGGCGTCTACCTCGCCCTCGCGGCGGGCCGCTACCTGGTCGGCGCCGGCGAGCAGGGCATGGTGGGGCTGGGCTGA
- a CDS encoding Gfo/Idh/MocA family protein gives MSSDLLLPEPRVADPREAPPLRWGVLAPGFIAGRWAHAVRTHTSQRVVAAGSRSLPRAQEFADAHGIDRAYGSYQQLVEDPDVDVVYVASPHSHHRDQALLAIEAGKHVLVEKAFTRNAAEARELVDAARAAGVLLMEAMWTRYLPHTDVIRRLLADGALGDVHRVAADYGVRTAPDPSHRLLDPALAGGVLLDLGVYPLAFASFAASAARPTSVQATGVLASTGVDAQVSAMVGYGPDLQTSVFTSLLAATPHTAQIAGSAARVEVGEQFYLPTTVTLVRDGQRATWDDNRIHGHDGLCFQAAALARYVAEGRTESPWQPLDETVAILETADEIRRQLGVVYPGEDATGLAS, from the coding sequence ATGTCATCCGACCTCCTCCTGCCCGAGCCGCGCGTCGCCGACCCCCGGGAGGCACCCCCGCTGCGCTGGGGCGTGCTGGCGCCCGGGTTCATCGCCGGCCGGTGGGCGCACGCCGTCCGCACGCACACCTCGCAGCGGGTCGTCGCCGCGGGGTCGCGGTCGCTCCCACGGGCGCAGGAGTTCGCCGACGCCCACGGGATCGACCGGGCGTACGGGTCCTACCAGCAGCTGGTCGAGGACCCCGACGTCGACGTCGTGTATGTCGCCAGCCCGCACAGCCACCACCGCGACCAGGCGCTCCTGGCGATCGAGGCCGGCAAGCACGTGCTGGTCGAGAAGGCGTTCACCCGCAACGCCGCCGAGGCGCGCGAGCTCGTCGACGCGGCCCGGGCCGCCGGCGTGCTGCTCATGGAGGCCATGTGGACCCGGTACCTGCCGCACACCGACGTGATCCGACGCCTGCTGGCGGACGGCGCGCTGGGCGACGTGCACCGCGTGGCCGCCGACTACGGCGTCCGCACCGCGCCGGACCCGTCGCACCGGCTCCTGGACCCGGCACTGGCCGGTGGCGTGCTGCTGGACCTCGGGGTGTACCCGCTGGCGTTCGCGTCGTTCGCCGCGTCGGCCGCGCGCCCCACGAGCGTCCAGGCGACCGGGGTTCTGGCGTCCACCGGCGTGGACGCCCAGGTGTCGGCGATGGTCGGGTACGGACCCGACCTGCAGACCTCGGTCTTCACGTCGCTGCTCGCCGCGACGCCGCACACCGCCCAGATCGCCGGCTCGGCCGCGCGCGTCGAGGTGGGGGAGCAGTTCTACCTTCCGACGACCGTGACGCTCGTGCGCGACGGGCAGCGGGCCACCTGGGACGACAACCGCATCCACGGGCACGACGGCCTGTGCTTCCAGGCGGCGGCCCTCGCCCGGTATGTCGCCGAGGGCAGGACCGAGTCCCCGTGGCAGCCGCTCGACGAGACGGTCGCGATCCTCGAGACCGCCGACGAGATCCGCCGACAGCTCGGCGTGGTCTACCCCGGGGAGGACGCGACCGGGCTGGCATCCTGA
- a CDS encoding TetR/AcrR family transcriptional regulator, whose translation MTTEAGSPRSGGYARGRATRAEILDAAMRLFGEVGYRTASLREVAARVGISHPGLLHHFPSKAALLAAVLERRDEVDEAAFQADLAAGHEYVEALTRVIERNASRPGIVELYATLSAEATSPGHPAHAYFQERYRRVVDRAVGEFERWRDEGRLRPGLDPETAARLTVAVLDGMQIQWLLTADAPDARPDMAAALRAQLNAVQAP comes from the coding sequence ATGACCACCGAGGCCGGCTCCCCGCGGTCGGGCGGCTACGCCAGGGGTCGCGCCACCCGCGCGGAGATCCTCGACGCCGCCATGCGGCTGTTCGGCGAGGTCGGGTACCGCACGGCCTCCCTGCGGGAGGTGGCCGCCCGCGTCGGCATCTCCCACCCCGGCCTGCTGCACCACTTCCCCAGCAAGGCGGCGCTGCTCGCGGCGGTCCTGGAGCGGCGCGACGAGGTCGACGAGGCGGCGTTCCAGGCGGACCTGGCCGCCGGGCACGAGTACGTGGAGGCGCTGACCCGGGTGATCGAGCGCAACGCGTCGCGCCCCGGCATCGTCGAGCTGTACGCGACGCTCTCCGCCGAGGCCACGTCGCCTGGGCACCCCGCGCACGCCTACTTCCAGGAGCGCTACCGGCGCGTGGTCGACCGAGCGGTCGGCGAGTTCGAGCGCTGGCGCGACGAGGGTCGGCTGCGGCCCGGTCTGGACCCGGAGACCGCCGCCCGGCTCACCGTCGCGGTCCTGGACGGCATGCAGATCCAGTGGCTGCTGACGGCGGACGCCCCGGACGCCCGTCCGGACATGGCGGCCGCCCTGCGGGCCCAGCTCAACGCGGTGCAGGCCCCCTGA
- a CDS encoding aryl-beta-d-glycosidase, with protein sequence MTQVFDVERALAQLTLEEKASLTSGSDFWHTTAVERVGIPAVMVSDGPHGLRKQSDNPDHLGLGESVPATCFPTAAALGSSWDADLLTRVGEALGRETRANDVAVLLGPGVNLKRTPLCGRNFEYVSEDPVVAGVLGAALVRGIQSQGVGTSLKHYAANNQESDRMRVSAEVDERTLREIYLPAFERVVKDAQPWTVMCAYNKVNGTYASQNHWLLTEILRDEWAFEGLVVSDWGAVHDRVPALAAGLDLQMPGAGPGPDDEIVAAVRDGSLDESVLDASVRRVLRLVARGLPAVSSAASFDVDAHHDLAREAAAAGSVLLKNEGALLPLPSTDGVAVVGEFARTPRYQGAGSSQVNPTRLDAALDALRSVGDDVPFAAGFTIPGGPAGDDDDLLAEAVSVARDAGTVVAFVGLPAPDESEGYDRPRFELPDNQVALLRAVAAVNPRVVVVLANGSAVGVSGWHDLVPAILETWLGGQAGGSAVADLLLGIRTPSGRLAETIPHRIEDTPAFGNFPGEAGVVRYGEGVLVGYRWYDTRAMDVAYPFGHGLSYTTFSYDSLDATVDGSDVTVTVTVTNTGPVAGAEVVQVYLRDPRAAVLRPTRELKAFAKVALEPGESREVAFALTARDLSYWHPGLRRWVVEGGEFVVEAGASSRDIRGSVSLHVEGEPLWSPLTSMSTIEEWFAHPVGGPLMQAALVPPADLPLDDTMAAMMLQMPAKVIAEFGIPGFDRARLDALVAQAAAS encoded by the coding sequence ATGACGCAGGTCTTCGATGTCGAACGCGCACTGGCCCAGCTGACGCTGGAGGAGAAGGCGTCGCTGACGTCCGGCTCCGACTTCTGGCACACGACGGCCGTCGAGCGCGTCGGCATCCCCGCGGTCATGGTCTCGGACGGCCCGCACGGCCTGCGCAAGCAGTCGGACAACCCCGACCACCTGGGCCTGGGCGAGTCCGTGCCCGCCACCTGCTTCCCCACCGCGGCGGCCCTCGGCTCGTCCTGGGACGCCGACCTGCTGACGCGCGTCGGAGAGGCGCTCGGCCGCGAGACGCGGGCCAACGACGTCGCCGTCCTGCTCGGCCCGGGGGTCAACCTCAAGCGGACGCCGCTGTGCGGTCGCAACTTCGAGTACGTCTCCGAGGACCCGGTGGTGGCCGGCGTGCTGGGCGCCGCGCTGGTGCGCGGCATCCAGAGCCAGGGCGTCGGCACGTCGCTCAAGCACTACGCCGCGAACAACCAGGAGTCGGACCGCATGCGCGTGTCCGCCGAGGTGGACGAGCGCACCCTGCGCGAGATCTACCTGCCGGCGTTCGAGCGCGTCGTGAAGGACGCGCAGCCGTGGACCGTGATGTGCGCGTACAACAAGGTCAACGGCACGTACGCGTCCCAGAACCACTGGCTCCTCACGGAGATCCTGCGCGACGAGTGGGCGTTCGAGGGGCTCGTCGTGTCCGACTGGGGGGCGGTGCACGACCGGGTCCCCGCGCTCGCCGCGGGGCTCGACCTGCAGATGCCCGGCGCGGGTCCGGGTCCCGACGACGAGATCGTGGCGGCGGTCCGCGACGGCTCGCTGGACGAGTCCGTGCTCGACGCGTCCGTGCGACGGGTGCTCCGGCTCGTCGCCAGGGGCCTGCCCGCTGTCTCGTCGGCAGCCTCGTTCGACGTCGACGCCCACCACGACCTGGCCCGCGAGGCCGCGGCCGCGGGCTCGGTGCTGCTCAAGAACGAGGGCGCGCTGCTCCCGCTCCCGTCCACCGACGGCGTCGCGGTCGTGGGCGAGTTCGCCCGCACCCCCCGCTACCAGGGCGCCGGGTCGTCGCAGGTCAACCCGACGCGGCTCGACGCCGCGCTCGACGCCTTGCGCTCGGTCGGCGACGACGTCCCGTTCGCGGCGGGCTTCACGATCCCGGGCGGTCCGGCCGGCGACGACGACGACCTCCTGGCGGAGGCCGTGTCGGTGGCCCGTGACGCCGGGACCGTCGTCGCGTTCGTCGGGCTGCCCGCGCCCGACGAGTCCGAGGGCTACGACCGGCCCCGCTTCGAGCTGCCCGACAACCAGGTGGCCCTGCTGCGGGCGGTCGCCGCGGTCAACCCCCGGGTCGTCGTCGTGCTCGCCAACGGGTCTGCGGTCGGCGTGTCCGGCTGGCACGACCTCGTCCCGGCGATCCTCGAGACGTGGCTCGGCGGCCAGGCGGGCGGATCGGCGGTCGCCGACCTGCTGCTCGGCATCCGCACCCCGTCCGGCAGGCTGGCCGAGACGATCCCCCACCGGATCGAGGACACCCCGGCGTTCGGGAACTTCCCCGGCGAGGCGGGTGTCGTCCGGTACGGCGAGGGCGTGCTGGTGGGGTACCGCTGGTACGACACGCGTGCCATGGACGTGGCCTACCCGTTCGGCCACGGGCTGTCGTACACGACGTTCTCCTACGACTCCCTGGACGCGACGGTCGACGGGTCCGACGTCACCGTGACCGTGACGGTCACCAACACGGGGCCGGTCGCCGGCGCGGAGGTGGTCCAGGTCTACCTGCGGGACCCACGGGCCGCTGTCCTGCGCCCGACGCGCGAGCTCAAGGCGTTCGCCAAGGTGGCGCTTGAGCCCGGCGAGTCGCGCGAGGTGGCATTCGCCCTGACCGCCCGGGACCTGTCGTACTGGCACCCCGGGCTGCGGCGCTGGGTGGTCGAGGGCGGCGAGTTCGTCGTGGAGGCCGGTGCGTCGTCGCGCGACATCCGAGGGTCGGTCTCGCTCCACGTCGAGGGCGAGCCGCTGTGGAGCCCGCTCACCTCGATGTCGACGATCGAGGAGTGGTTCGCCCACCCCGTCGGTGGACCGCTGATGCAGGCCGCCCTGGTGCCGCCGGCCGACCTGCCCCTGGACGACACGATGGCGGCGATGATGCTGCAGATGCCCGCCAAGGTCATCGCCGAGTTCGGCATCCCGGGCTTCGACCGCGCCCGGCTGGACGCCCTGGTGGCCCAGGCAGCGGCGAGCTGA
- a CDS encoding septum formation family protein, whose protein sequence is MHYAPGWVEPRARLEPTAVWSLVVALLGLGPVAVALAVVALRRTAARHTRGRGIALAGGVLGLVGTVALAVVGTAAVLTWRGTQPLPADLSAPRDAHAQQLVTGSCVQTLPADGSVGTVRVVPCADPHQAQVITEFLFAQDAVWPGQQAADARVARACVLDDTEVAAGVRTVTWAPTERSWADGDRVGLCLAFVDGQVTGSFLDGTVSQP, encoded by the coding sequence GTGCACTACGCACCGGGGTGGGTGGAACCGCGCGCGCGACTGGAGCCGACGGCCGTCTGGTCGTTGGTCGTCGCTCTGCTGGGTCTCGGGCCGGTGGCCGTCGCACTCGCCGTCGTCGCCCTGCGTCGCACGGCGGCGCGGCACACCCGTGGTCGCGGCATCGCGTTGGCCGGCGGCGTCCTGGGCCTCGTGGGGACCGTGGCGCTCGCGGTGGTCGGGACCGCCGCGGTGCTGACGTGGCGGGGCACGCAGCCGCTGCCTGCGGATCTGTCCGCCCCTCGTGACGCGCACGCGCAGCAGCTGGTCACCGGCAGCTGCGTGCAGACGCTGCCCGCCGACGGGTCGGTCGGGACCGTGCGGGTGGTGCCGTGCGCCGACCCGCACCAGGCCCAGGTCATCACCGAGTTCCTCTTCGCGCAGGACGCCGTGTGGCCCGGCCAGCAGGCCGCCGACGCCCGGGTGGCCCGTGCGTGCGTGCTCGACGACACCGAGGTGGCCGCCGGGGTCCGCACCGTGACGTGGGCGCCGACCGAGCGCTCGTGGGCCGACGGCGACCGGGTGGGGCTCTGCCTGGCGTTCGTCGACGGTCAGGTCACCGGCTCGTTCCTCGACGGCACAGTGAGCCAGCCGTGA
- a CDS encoding DUF4190 domain-containing protein, which translates to MSNETGGPAVPDPYAPPESTSTDPSPAPSGYEAVPPSGYEAVRTPVGETAPTAPYGGPTSAASPYTVPAPTPDGEPGGAPAAPGAPQPGAPQYGAPQYGAPQYTGPTYGAPQGAPQYGAPQYGAPPQGASQGAPPYGSPQYGAPQYGAPGYGQTPYGAQPYGYGQPYATPPTEGMAIASFVTSAAGLFFLGGLPGPVGIGLGIAALRRIKTSGKAGRGWAIAGIAVGAVGVLAMLAILAYIVFFVLLIAGTSGSQDDFWDDPASGIEEGTESTAAPDAGSALPDYTLRTDLAVGTCLTTYPLQYDMADTDPVDCAAPHDAEVVGTVTMSGPVSLDLEVTDPAYDAAWTECDQLTEGLLPFYFSDGTMDVYYPHPDDFSAGRVTAYCVFYGDEPGMTGSAVTQTLQLAGTQS; encoded by the coding sequence ATGAGCAACGAGACCGGGGGGCCGGCAGTCCCGGACCCCTACGCACCCCCCGAGTCGACCTCGACCGATCCCTCGCCGGCCCCGAGCGGCTACGAGGCCGTGCCGCCCAGCGGCTACGAGGCCGTGCGCACCCCGGTCGGGGAGACGGCCCCCACCGCCCCGTACGGCGGGCCGACCTCGGCGGCGTCGCCGTACACGGTCCCGGCGCCGACCCCCGACGGAGAGCCCGGCGGGGCACCCGCCGCGCCCGGCGCCCCCCAGCCGGGGGCACCGCAGTACGGAGCGCCGCAGTACGGAGCGCCGCAGTACACGGGGCCCACGTACGGGGCACCGCAGGGAGCACCCCAGTACGGCGCACCGCAGTACGGAGCACCTCCGCAGGGGGCATCTCAGGGCGCACCGCCGTACGGGTCGCCCCAGTACGGCGCACCTCAGTACGGGGCACCCGGGTACGGCCAGACGCCGTACGGTGCCCAGCCCTACGGCTACGGCCAGCCCTACGCGACACCGCCCACCGAGGGCATGGCGATCGCGTCGTTCGTCACGAGCGCCGCGGGCCTGTTCTTCCTCGGCGGGCTGCCCGGTCCCGTCGGCATCGGGCTCGGCATCGCGGCGCTGCGTCGGATCAAGACCTCGGGCAAGGCGGGCCGCGGGTGGGCCATCGCCGGTATTGCCGTCGGCGCCGTCGGCGTCCTGGCGATGCTCGCGATCCTCGCGTACATCGTGTTCTTCGTCCTGCTCATCGCGGGCACGAGCGGCTCGCAGGACGACTTCTGGGACGACCCCGCCAGCGGGATCGAGGAGGGAACCGAGAGCACGGCCGCGCCCGACGCCGGCTCCGCGCTGCCCGACTACACGCTGCGCACCGACCTGGCCGTCGGCACGTGCCTGACCACCTACCCGCTGCAGTACGACATGGCGGACACCGACCCCGTCGACTGCGCCGCGCCGCACGACGCGGAGGTCGTGGGGACGGTCACGATGTCGGGGCCGGTCAGCCTAGACCTCGAGGTGACGGACCCGGCCTACGACGCCGCCTGGACGGAGTGCGACCAGCTGACCGAGGGCCTGCTGCCGTTCTACTTCTCGGACGGCACCATGGACGTCTACTACCCGCACCCCGACGACTTCTCCGCCGGCCGCGTGACCGCCTACTGCGTCTTCTACGGGGACGAGCCCGGCATGACCGGCTCGGCCGTGACGCAGACCCTCCAGCTCGCCGGGACCCAGTCCTGA
- a CDS encoding exodeoxyribonuclease III encodes MRLATWNINSIRARADRALAFLERTGVDVLALQETKCKDEQFPREGFEALGYQVATAGHSQWNGVAIISKVGLEDVEIGFPGMPTWGDPAAAEARAIGATCGGVRVWSLYVPNGRELADPHYAYKLEWLARLRDAAQGWLAADAQAQVALVGDWNIAPLDTDVWDIARFAGSTHVSPAEREAFTAIAEAGYTEVSRVHLPAEHTYTYWDYQQLRFPRNEGMRIDLTYVTPALAARVTGATIERNERKGKAPSDHVPVVLEIAD; translated from the coding sequence ATGCGCCTGGCCACCTGGAACATCAACTCGATCCGCGCGCGAGCGGACCGCGCCCTCGCCTTCCTCGAGCGGACGGGCGTCGACGTCCTCGCTCTGCAGGAGACCAAGTGCAAGGACGAGCAGTTCCCGCGGGAGGGCTTCGAGGCGCTCGGGTACCAGGTCGCGACGGCCGGTCACAGCCAGTGGAACGGCGTCGCGATCATCTCCAAGGTCGGCCTCGAGGACGTCGAGATCGGCTTCCCGGGCATGCCGACCTGGGGCGACCCCGCGGCGGCCGAGGCACGGGCGATCGGAGCCACGTGCGGCGGCGTGCGGGTGTGGAGCCTGTACGTGCCGAACGGTCGCGAGCTGGCGGACCCGCACTACGCGTACAAGCTGGAGTGGCTCGCGCGCCTGCGGGACGCCGCGCAGGGCTGGCTCGCGGCGGACGCGCAGGCGCAGGTCGCGCTCGTCGGCGACTGGAACATCGCGCCGCTGGACACCGACGTCTGGGACATCGCCCGGTTCGCCGGGAGCACGCACGTGAGCCCCGCGGAGCGCGAGGCGTTCACCGCGATCGCCGAGGCCGGGTACACCGAGGTGTCCCGCGTCCACCTGCCGGCCGAGCACACCTACACCTACTGGGACTACCAGCAGCTGCGGTTCCCCCGGAACGAGGGCATGCGGATCGACCTGACCTACGTGACGCCCGCGCTCGCCGCACGCGTCACCGGCGCCACCATCGAGCGCAACGAGCGCAAGGGCAAGGCACCGTCCGACCACGTGCCGGTCGTGCTCGAGATCGCGGACTGA
- a CDS encoding TetR/AcrR family transcriptional regulator has protein sequence MTSQDDGARVDPRVLRTRRLLQDALLALARERSLDEISVADVADRATVNRSTFYQHYTDTDTLLSDALDAQAALVGADLSTIHPSLVSGETPEVLVRYATHVADNLALYRSVLGEHGSPVAVSRLRRRIGALALEGLERHGAPPALAAIPRPIAAAAIAGSVIGVFVAWLERDPLPPPQEVADWAWSAVAGWPTQG, from the coding sequence GTGACGAGCCAGGACGACGGCGCCCGGGTGGACCCCCGCGTGCTGCGCACCCGCCGGCTCCTCCAGGATGCACTGCTGGCGCTGGCCCGGGAACGGAGCCTCGACGAGATCTCCGTCGCAGACGTCGCCGACCGCGCGACCGTGAACCGCAGCACCTTCTACCAGCACTACACCGACACCGACACGCTGCTGTCCGACGCGCTCGACGCGCAGGCCGCGCTGGTGGGTGCGGACCTCAGCACCATCCACCCGAGCCTGGTCAGCGGCGAGACCCCCGAGGTGCTCGTCCGGTACGCCACCCACGTCGCCGACAACCTCGCGCTGTACCGCAGCGTCCTGGGCGAGCACGGCTCCCCCGTCGCCGTGAGCCGGCTGCGCCGCCGCATCGGTGCGCTGGCCCTCGAGGGCCTCGAGCGGCACGGCGCCCCTCCTGCGCTCGCGGCCATCCCCCGCCCGATCGCGGCGGCCGCGATCGCGGGATCGGTGATCGGCGTGTTCGTCGCCTGGCTGGAGCGGGACCCGCTGCCCCCGCCGCAGGAGGTCGCCGACTGGGCGTGGTCGGCGGTCGCCGGCTGGCCGACCCAGGGCTGA